The following coding sequences lie in one Candidatus Bathyarchaeia archaeon genomic window:
- a CDS encoding 30S ribosomal protein S19, whose translation MPRQFTYRGHNLEEVKQMSMDEFIKLLPSRQRRSLLKGLTNDQRTLLEHIRQSRRENGNGGGKAQSVKTHARDMIIIPEMLGLTLHLHSGKEFVAIEIKPEMIGHFLGEFAITNQKVVHGTPGIGASRSSMYVPLK comes from the coding sequence ATGCCTAGACAGTTCACATATCGCGGGCACAACTTGGAAGAGGTCAAGCAGATGTCGATGGACGAGTTCATCAAACTTCTTCCCTCTCGCCAGCGAAGGTCGCTACTCAAGGGTCTGACCAACGACCAGCGGACCCTTCTAGAGCATATCCGGCAATCGAGAAGAGAAAACGGTAATGGTGGCGGAAAGGCTCAATCTGTCAAGACTCATGCTAGGGACATGATCATCATACCTGAGATGCTTGGGTTGACGCTGCATCTGCACTCTGGAAAGGAGTTTGTGGCTATCGAGATCAAACCCGAGATGATCGGACACTTCCTCGGAGAGTTCGCAATCACCAACCAGAAAGTCGTCCACGGAACCCCCGGCATAGGCGCATCCCGCTCGAGCATGTACGTACCACTGAAGTAA
- a CDS encoding 50S ribosomal protein L2 yields MGKNILVQRRGRGYFIFKAPTHRRIHSVGYNSVNGHSSGYVKDLVHEMARGAPLALLQVEGAGEIYVPAPEGIAVGQRLLFGAEVPAEIGNIKTLGKMPEGTMICNIELRHGDGGTMARSSGSFATVVSHTPIGTELRMPSGKTIHVNDNCRAMIGVVAGAGRTEKPFMKAGPRWFLQRARGRKWPVVKGQAMIAASHPHGGGRHKHAGKPTTVGRWTSPGRKVGNIAARQTGRAKRRSAR; encoded by the coding sequence ATGGGTAAGAATATTCTCGTTCAGAGACGAGGCCGCGGGTACTTCATATTCAAAGCGCCAACACATCGAAGAATTCACTCTGTTGGTTACAACAGCGTAAACGGCCATTCTTCGGGCTACGTCAAGGACCTCGTTCACGAGATGGCTCGTGGAGCACCCCTGGCACTGCTGCAGGTGGAGGGAGCGGGAGAAATCTATGTCCCAGCACCGGAAGGAATCGCTGTTGGGCAGAGGCTTCTCTTCGGAGCGGAAGTCCCTGCTGAGATCGGTAACATCAAGACTCTTGGGAAAATGCCGGAGGGGACTATGATCTGCAATATTGAACTCCGTCACGGTGATGGTGGAACAATGGCTCGTTCGTCCGGCTCCTTTGCGACAGTGGTCTCGCATACTCCAATTGGCACGGAGTTGCGTATGCCCTCTGGCAAGACGATTCATGTGAATGATAATTGCAGAGCTATGATAGGTGTCGTGGCCGGTGCAGGCAGAACTGAGAAACCATTCATGAAGGCGGGTCCAAGATGGTTCTTGCAGAGGGCCAGGGGACGAAAATGGCCGGTAGTCAAGGGACAGGCTATGATTGCGGCGTCTCATCCTCATGGCGGAGGACGACACAAACATGCAGGTAAACCTACGACAGTCGGACGCTGGACCTCACCAGGTCGGAAGGTCGGAAACATCGCCGCCCGCCAAACTGGAAGAGCGAAGAGAAGAAGCGCGCGGTAG
- a CDS encoding 50S ribosomal protein L23, translated as MGRVSTELVITYPMMSEDTVKLIETENKIVFIVHVKASKRDIWKAIEELYEVKVDQVHTLVTPEGKKKAYVRLNPESKASELAVKLGIL; from the coding sequence ATGGGCCGAGTCTCCACCGAACTAGTTATCACATATCCTATGATGTCTGAGGACACAGTCAAGCTGATAGAGACAGAGAACAAGATCGTCTTCATTGTTCACGTTAAAGCATCAAAGCGAGATATTTGGAAGGCGATCGAGGAGCTCTACGAAGTCAAAGTGGACCAAGTGCACACCCTCGTGACTCCTGAGGGCAAGAAGAAGGCATATGTTAGGCTGAACCCAGAATCGAAGGCGTCAGAACTCGCTGTGAAACTGGGAATATTGTAG
- the rpl4p gene encoding 50S ribosomal protein L4 codes for MSQRNVKIFGTDGKAVSELSLPPVFTSVLRRDIIAKAVVAQQSHRFQPQGRNHMAGKRTTAESFGVGRGISRVPRVGGHGPLSGTAAFAPGTMGGRMAFPPVAWKRTAKSMNRKERRVALDSAIAATGSQALVRKRGHKFDEEIELPLVVTDEVEKFGKSSAAKTFLTAIGVWDDIDRVKKSKKIRGKNRTHSVGPLLVVSEYQGAQKAFENFEGVEVVRVKDLSVEALAPGTHPGRLAVWTESAIKTLSDRSWLR; via the coding sequence TTGAGCCAACGCAACGTCAAGATTTTCGGAACAGATGGGAAAGCCGTGAGCGAGCTCTCACTCCCGCCAGTGTTCACCTCTGTTCTTAGAAGAGACATCATAGCGAAGGCTGTGGTTGCTCAACAATCCCATCGCTTCCAACCTCAAGGGCGGAATCATATGGCGGGAAAGAGGACCACCGCAGAATCTTTCGGAGTTGGCAGAGGAATCTCAAGGGTTCCACGAGTAGGCGGACACGGCCCACTCTCCGGCACAGCCGCCTTTGCCCCAGGAACTATGGGAGGGCGAATGGCCTTTCCACCCGTCGCCTGGAAACGAACGGCCAAATCAATGAACAGGAAAGAACGACGCGTCGCACTTGACTCGGCAATAGCCGCTACTGGATCGCAAGCTCTCGTCCGAAAGAGAGGGCACAAGTTCGACGAAGAGATCGAGCTACCACTAGTCGTCACTGATGAGGTGGAAAAGTTCGGGAAATCGTCTGCGGCCAAAACTTTTCTAACGGCGATCGGAGTATGGGACGATATCGACCGGGTAAAGAAGAGCAAGAAGATACGGGGAAAGAACCGAACGCATTCCGTAGGACCCCTCCTTGTAGTCAGCGAGTACCAGGGCGCTCAGAAAGCGTTCGAAAACTTTGAGGGCGTAGAAGTTGTTCGTGTCAAAGACTTGAGCGTTGAAGCCCTGGCTCCAGGAACACATCCAGGACGACTGGCGGTCTGGACGGAGTCTGCTATCAAAACCCTCTCAGACAGGAGCTGGCTGCGATAG
- a CDS encoding 50S ribosomal protein L3 yields MGHRKYSAPRRGSLAYLPRGRSSHWAPRIRFWPEYEGAPKLLAFAGFKAGTSHVTMVDNRQGSLNYGKEVTLPVTVVETPPLLVTGLRFYERFNGNLRTSGEVWAPEPSKDLGRKIKVPEKFDDNKGWEKLESTKDRVVEVRAIAASQPRLAKIGKKKPDLMEVKIDGGTVKDQLEFAKKLLGKEVKVADVFKEGMDVDVIGITKGKGIQGPVKRWGIKKLKHKSRKTVRGVGSIGPWHPHYVMYSVPRAGQMGFAQRTEYNKQILKIGDNGTDVTPKGGFLHYGPIKTEFTLLRGTIPGPANRLVALRTPARGRISGEPPKMEMISLASKQGA; encoded by the coding sequence ATGGGTCATAGGAAGTATAGCGCGCCGAGAAGAGGATCGCTCGCCTATTTACCTCGGGGGAGATCTTCCCACTGGGCCCCTCGAATCCGTTTCTGGCCGGAGTACGAGGGAGCACCGAAACTCCTGGCCTTCGCAGGCTTCAAAGCAGGGACAAGCCACGTTACCATGGTCGACAACCGACAGGGATCACTAAACTACGGAAAAGAAGTCACTTTACCAGTAACCGTGGTAGAAACCCCTCCATTGTTGGTAACGGGACTAAGATTCTATGAGAGATTCAACGGAAACCTCAGGACCTCGGGCGAGGTCTGGGCTCCAGAACCCTCAAAGGATCTCGGACGCAAAATCAAGGTTCCTGAGAAATTCGACGACAACAAAGGTTGGGAGAAGCTCGAGTCCACAAAAGATAGAGTTGTGGAAGTGCGTGCAATCGCCGCGAGCCAACCACGCCTAGCCAAGATCGGAAAGAAAAAGCCCGACCTTATGGAGGTGAAGATCGATGGAGGAACCGTGAAGGATCAGCTGGAGTTCGCGAAAAAACTGCTCGGCAAGGAGGTGAAGGTTGCTGATGTCTTCAAAGAGGGAATGGACGTGGATGTTATTGGGATCACCAAGGGAAAGGGCATTCAAGGCCCTGTAAAGCGCTGGGGAATTAAGAAGCTCAAACACAAATCGAGAAAGACTGTTCGAGGAGTCGGCTCCATCGGCCCCTGGCACCCTCACTACGTCATGTACTCGGTACCCAGAGCAGGCCAAATGGGATTCGCTCAACGAACAGAGTATAACAAACAGATTCTAAAGATTGGAGACAACGGAACAGACGTTACACCAAAAGGAGGATTCCTGCACTACGGACCAATCAAGACCGAATTCACTTTATTGAGAGGAACGATACCCGGACCGGCAAACAGGCTAGTCGCCCTCAGAACGCCGGCAAGAGGACGAATCTCAGGCGAACCCCCCAAGATGGAAATGATCAGCCTGGCATCAAAGCAGGGAGCATAG
- a CDS encoding RNA methyltransferase, giving the protein MTQPARRAQTLSVALPASLTLDIPHLREKTARLGFASRALATFRVEQAIIYRDRAGAEVDREAALIEKMLKYIETPQYLRRLLFKMDPDLQYAGTLPPLRTPNHPDKQNPSPGLLREGVVVQSGPSSMIEAGFRNLVRIKSNLPTSNRITVRLTKNSPDLEGEIVEPSGLTIYWGFRVARGNVSLSEIIRSRKFDLTISTSRKGVNVLEIASDLRKMWKSALCPLIVFGSPSEGVPEILARSGMNVSDSMDFNLNTIPDQGVETVRTEEALWSSLAVLSVLEEK; this is encoded by the coding sequence ATGACTCAACCCGCACGGCGAGCCCAAACCCTCTCGGTTGCCTTACCGGCTAGCTTGACCTTGGACATACCTCATCTGAGGGAAAAGACAGCCCGCCTAGGGTTTGCCTCGCGGGCACTCGCGACGTTTCGGGTGGAACAGGCGATCATCTACCGCGACAGAGCGGGAGCCGAGGTAGATCGCGAAGCAGCCCTAATCGAGAAGATGCTCAAGTACATTGAGACCCCGCAGTACCTGCGGAGACTGCTATTCAAGATGGACCCTGACCTACAGTACGCCGGTACCCTGCCACCCCTACGTACACCTAACCACCCTGACAAGCAGAACCCAAGCCCTGGGCTGCTGCGAGAAGGCGTAGTTGTGCAATCCGGGCCGTCTTCTATGATCGAGGCCGGTTTCCGCAACTTGGTTCGCATCAAGTCAAACCTGCCGACTTCAAACAGAATCACCGTTCGGTTGACGAAGAACTCGCCGGATCTTGAGGGTGAAATCGTGGAGCCCAGCGGGTTAACCATATATTGGGGGTTCAGGGTGGCTCGTGGGAACGTTTCACTATCAGAAATAATACGGAGCAGGAAATTCGACTTGACAATCTCGACTTCCCGGAAGGGCGTGAATGTACTGGAGATAGCGTCTGATCTGAGGAAGATGTGGAAGTCAGCCCTGTGCCCCTTGATTGTATTTGGTTCGCCAAGCGAAGGCGTCCCAGAAATTCTCGCCCGGTCAGGCATGAACGTCTCCGACTCAATGGACTTCAATCTGAACACTATTCCGGACCAAGGGGTTGAGACAGTCAGGACCGAAGAAGCATTGTGGAGCTCCCTTGCCGTCCTTAGCGTCTTGGAGGAGAAATAG